The following are encoded in a window of Gossypium raimondii isolate GPD5lz chromosome 13, ASM2569854v1, whole genome shotgun sequence genomic DNA:
- the LOC105781692 gene encoding protein MAINTENANCE OF MERISTEMS-like — MARLIGNDEHISAAANNADSFRVLRGRVSVLKKAPDVRLMPYLELAGFGSVALIRSFDLRFDILSALLGLPIDGSSVTGVSAFTDPAAFCYQLLGDSPKDGESYFSGIKFTWLKAKIGQLSANASEGELMCAARGYIMHMIGVVLMLDANGDSVHLMYLPLLADLSTARSYSWGSTVLAMLYRELCRETKPKVHDIGGCLILLQS; from the exons ATGGCTCGATTGATTGGAAACGATGAACACATATCTGCTGCGGCTAATAACgcg GACTCGTTCCGAGTATTAAGGGGCCGTGTGAGTGTTTTAAAGAAAGCTCCGGATGTACGATTGATGCCGTACTTGGAGCTAGCCGGATTTGGGTCAGTAGCATTGATCCGGTCCTTTGACTTGCGCTTTGATATATTATCTGCGCTA CTTGGGCTTCCAATTGACGGGAGTTCCGTAACGGGAGTATCTGCATTTACGGATCCGGCTGCATTTTGTTATCAGCTCCTAGGAGACTCGCCAAAGGACGGTGAGTCGTATTTTTCCGGcataaaatttacatggctgaAAGCCAAAATTGGACAATTATCAGCGAATGCCAGTGAAGGTGAGTTGATGTGCGCTGCTCGAGGCTACATCATGCATATGATAGGGGTAGTACTCATGCTTGATGCAAACGGCGACAGTGTGCATTTGATGTACTTGCCCCTGCTAGCTGATTTGTCCACTGCTAGGTCGTATAGCTGGGGTTCCACCGTTCTAGCAATGCTGTACCGGGAGCTTTGTCGGGAGACAAAGCCGAAAGTCCACGACATCGGCGGATGCCTCATACTGCTGCAGTCATAG
- the LOC105782616 gene encoding calreticulin isoform X2 encodes MSTTMASHKRFPNFVSLILLSLVAIASAEVFFEERFEDGWESRWVKSDWKKDENMAGEWNYTSGKWNGDPNDKGIQTSEDYRFYAISAEFPEVNNKGKTLVFQFSVKHEQKLDCGGGYMKLLSGDVDQKKFGGDTPYSIMFGPDICGYSTKKVHAILTYNGTNHLIKKEVPCETDQLTHVYTFILRPDATYSILIDNVEKQTGSLYTDWDILPPKKIKDPEAKKPEDWDDEEDGEWTPSTIPNPEYKGPWKPKKIKNPNYKGKWKAPIIDNPDFKDDPDLYVFPNLKYVGIELWQVKSGTMFDNILVADDVEYAKKLAEETWGKQKDAEKAAFEEAEKKREEEESKDAPVDSDAEDEDGADDTEGHESDSDTKSDDEDKEDAHDEL; translated from the exons ATGAGTACAACCATGGCGAGTCACAAACGGTTCCCTAATTTCGTCTCTCTTATTCTCCTCTCTCTCGTCGCCATCGCCTCTGCTGAAGTTTTCTTCGAAGAACGCTTCGAAG ATGGATGGGAAAGTCGTTGGGTAAAATCTGACTGGAAGAAAGATGAGAACATGGCTGGGGAATGGAATTACACTTCTGGAAAATGGAATGGAGATCCGAATGACAAAG GTATTCAAACTAGTGAAGACTACAGGTTTTATGCTATTTCAGCTGAGTTCCCAGAAGTTAACAACAAGGGCAAGACTCTAGTCTTCCAATTTTCTGTGAAGCACGAGCAGAAGCTTGACTGTGGTGGTGGCTACATGAAGTTGCTCAGTGGTGATGTTGACCAGAAGAAATTTGGCGGTGACACCCCGTACAG CATCATGTTTGGACCTGATATCTGTGGCTACAGCACCAAGAAAGTACATGCCATTCTTACGTACAATGGGACAAATCACTTGATCAAAAAGGAAGTTCCTTGTGAGACTGATCAACTCACTCATGTTTATACATTCATTCTCCGTCCAGATGCTACCTACAGCATCCTTATCGATAATGTTGAGAAACAAACTGGTAGCTTATACACTGATTGGGATATTCTCCCACCAAAGAAGATCAAGGATCCTGAGGCCAAGAAG CCTGAAGATTGGGATGATGAAGAAGATGGTGAATGGACACCCTCAACAATTCCCAACCCCGAGTACAAGGGCCCTTGGAAGCCAAAG AAAATCAAGAACCCCAACTACAAGGGCAAGTGGAAGGCACCAATAATTGACAACCCAG ATTTCAAGGATGATCCAGATCTCTATGTTTTCCCCAACTTGAAGTATGTCGGTATTGAATTGTGGCAG GTGAAATCTGGAACAATGTTTGATAACATCTTAGTTGCCGATGATGTAGAGTATGCCAAGAAACTAGCTGAAGAAACATGGGGCAAGCAGAAGGAT GCTGAAAAGGCAGCATTTGAGGAGgcagagaaaaagagagaggagGAG GAGTCAAAGGATGCCCCAGTTGATTCCGAT GCTGAGGACGAAGATGGTGCTGATGATACTGAAGGGCACGAGTCTGATTCCGATACCAAATCAGACGATGAGGACAAGGAAGATGCACAT GATGAGCTCTAA
- the LOC105782616 gene encoding calreticulin isoform X1, translated as MSTTMASHKRFPNFVSLILLSLVAIASAEVFFEERFEDGWESRWVKSDWKKDENMAGEWNYTSGKWNGDPNDKGIQTSEDYRFYAISAEFPEVNNKGKTLVFQFSVKHEQKLDCGGGYMKLLSGDVDQKKFGGDTPYSIMFGPDICGYSTKKVHAILTYNGTNHLIKKEVPCETDQLTHVYTFILRPDATYSILIDNVEKQTGSLYTDWDILPPKKIKDPEAKKPEDWDDKEYIPDPEDKKPEGYDDIPKEIPDPDAKKPEDWDDEEDGEWTPSTIPNPEYKGPWKPKKIKNPNYKGKWKAPIIDNPDFKDDPDLYVFPNLKYVGIELWQVKSGTMFDNILVADDVEYAKKLAEETWGKQKDAEKAAFEEAEKKREEEESKDAPVDSDAEDEDGADDTEGHESDSDTKSDDEDKEDAHDEL; from the exons ATGAGTACAACCATGGCGAGTCACAAACGGTTCCCTAATTTCGTCTCTCTTATTCTCCTCTCTCTCGTCGCCATCGCCTCTGCTGAAGTTTTCTTCGAAGAACGCTTCGAAG ATGGATGGGAAAGTCGTTGGGTAAAATCTGACTGGAAGAAAGATGAGAACATGGCTGGGGAATGGAATTACACTTCTGGAAAATGGAATGGAGATCCGAATGACAAAG GTATTCAAACTAGTGAAGACTACAGGTTTTATGCTATTTCAGCTGAGTTCCCAGAAGTTAACAACAAGGGCAAGACTCTAGTCTTCCAATTTTCTGTGAAGCACGAGCAGAAGCTTGACTGTGGTGGTGGCTACATGAAGTTGCTCAGTGGTGATGTTGACCAGAAGAAATTTGGCGGTGACACCCCGTACAG CATCATGTTTGGACCTGATATCTGTGGCTACAGCACCAAGAAAGTACATGCCATTCTTACGTACAATGGGACAAATCACTTGATCAAAAAGGAAGTTCCTTGTGAGACTGATCAACTCACTCATGTTTATACATTCATTCTCCGTCCAGATGCTACCTACAGCATCCTTATCGATAATGTTGAGAAACAAACTGGTAGCTTATACACTGATTGGGATATTCTCCCACCAAAGAAGATCAAGGATCCTGAGGCCAAGAAG CCTGAAGATTGGGATGACAAGGAATACATCCCTGACCCTGAAGACAAAAAGCCAGAG GGTTATGATGACATTCCAAAAGAGATTCCTGATCCTGATGCTAAGAAG CCTGAAGATTGGGATGATGAAGAAGATGGTGAATGGACACCCTCAACAATTCCCAACCCCGAGTACAAGGGCCCTTGGAAGCCAAAG AAAATCAAGAACCCCAACTACAAGGGCAAGTGGAAGGCACCAATAATTGACAACCCAG ATTTCAAGGATGATCCAGATCTCTATGTTTTCCCCAACTTGAAGTATGTCGGTATTGAATTGTGGCAG GTGAAATCTGGAACAATGTTTGATAACATCTTAGTTGCCGATGATGTAGAGTATGCCAAGAAACTAGCTGAAGAAACATGGGGCAAGCAGAAGGAT GCTGAAAAGGCAGCATTTGAGGAGgcagagaaaaagagagaggagGAG GAGTCAAAGGATGCCCCAGTTGATTCCGAT GCTGAGGACGAAGATGGTGCTGATGATACTGAAGGGCACGAGTCTGATTCCGATACCAAATCAGACGATGAGGACAAGGAAGATGCACAT GATGAGCTCTAA
- the LOC105782615 gene encoding calreticulin isoform X1, whose product MSTTMANHKRFPNFVSLILLSLVATASAEVFFEERFEDGWESRWVKSDWKKDENMAGEWNYTSGKWNGDPNDKGIQTSEDYRFYAISAEFPEVNNKGKTLVFQFSVKHEQKLDCGGGYMKLLSGDVDQKKFGGDTPYSIMFGPDICGYSTKKVHAILTYNGTNHLIKKEVPCETDQLTHVYTFILRPDATYSILIDNVEKQTGSLYTDWDLLPPKKIKDPEAKKPEDWDDKEYIPDPEDKKPEGYDDIPKEIPDPDAKKPEDWDDEEDGEWTPSTIPNPEYKGPWKPKKIKNPNYKGKWKAPMIDNPDFKDDPDLYVFPTLKYVGIELWQVKSGTMFDNILVADDVEYAKKLAEETWGKQKDAEKASFEEAEKKREEEESKDDPVDSDAEDEDDADDTEGHESDSDTKSDDEDKEDAHDEL is encoded by the exons aTGAGTACAACCATGGCGAATCACAAACGGTTCCCTAATTTCGTATCTCTTATTCTCCTCTCTCTCGTCGCCACCGCTTCTGCTGAAGTTTTCTTCGAAGAACGCTTCGAAG ATGGATGGGAAAGTCGTTGGGTAAAATCTGACTGGAAGAAAGATGAGAACATGGCTGGGGAATGGAATTACACTTCTGGAAAATGGAATGGAGATCCTAATGACAAAG GTATTCAAACTAGTGAAGACTACAGGTTTTATGCTATTTCAGCTGAGTTCCCAGAAGTTAACAACAAGGGAAAGACTCTAGTCTTCCAATTTTCTGTGAAGCACGAGCAGAAGCTTGACTGTGGTGGTGGCTACATGAAGTTGCTCAGTGGTGATGTTGACCAGAAGAAATTTGGCGGTGACACCCCGTACAG CATCATGTTTGGCCCTGATATTTGCGGCTACAGCACCAAGAAAGTACATGCCATTCTTACATACAATGGGACAAATCACTTGATCAAAAAGGAAGTTCCTTGCGAGACTGACCAACTCACTCATGTTTATACATTCATTCTCCGTCCAGATGCTACCTACAGCATCCTTATTGATAATGTTGAGAAACAAACTGGTAGCCTATACACTGATTGGGATCTCCTCCCACCAAAGAAGATCAAGGATCCTGAGGCCAAGAAG CCTGAAGATTGGGATGACAAGGAATACATCCCTGATCCTGAAGACAAAAAGCCAGAG GGTTATGATGACATTCCAAAAGAGATTCCTGATCCCGATGCTAAGAAG CCTGAAGATTGGGATGATGAAGAAGATGGTGAATGGACACCCTCAACAATTCCCAACCCGGAGTACAAGGGCCCATGGAAGCCAAAG AAAATCAAGAACCCTAACTACAAGGGCAAGTGGAAGGCACCAATGATTGACAACCCAG ATTTCAAGGATGATCCAGATCTCTATGTTTTCCCCACCTTGAAGTATGTCGGTATTGAATTGTGGCAG GTGAAATCTGGAACAATGTTTGATAACATCTTAGTTGCTGATGATGTAGAGTATGCCAAGAAACTAGCTGAAGAAACATGGGGCAAGCAGAAGGAT GCTGAAAAGGCATCATTTGAGGAGGCggagaaaaagagagaggagGAG GAATCAAAGGATGACCCAGTTGATTCCGAT GCTGAGGATGAAGATGATGCCGATGATACTGAAGGGCACGAGTCTGATTCCGATACCAAATCAGACGATGAGGACAAGGAAGATGCACAT GATGAGCTCTAA
- the LOC105782615 gene encoding calreticulin isoform X2: protein MSTTMANHKRFPNFVSLILLSLVATASAEVFFEERFEDGWESRWVKSDWKKDENMAGEWNYTSGKWNGDPNDKGIQTSEDYRFYAISAEFPEVNNKGKTLVFQFSVKHEQKLDCGGGYMKLLSGDVDQKKFGGDTPYSIMFGPDICGYSTKKVHAILTYNGTNHLIKKEVPCETDQLTHVYTFILRPDATYSILIDNVEKQTGSLYTDWDLLPPKKIKDPEAKKPEDWDDEEDGEWTPSTIPNPEYKGPWKPKKIKNPNYKGKWKAPMIDNPDFKDDPDLYVFPTLKYVGIELWQVKSGTMFDNILVADDVEYAKKLAEETWGKQKDAEKASFEEAEKKREEEESKDDPVDSDAEDEDDADDTEGHESDSDTKSDDEDKEDAHDEL, encoded by the exons aTGAGTACAACCATGGCGAATCACAAACGGTTCCCTAATTTCGTATCTCTTATTCTCCTCTCTCTCGTCGCCACCGCTTCTGCTGAAGTTTTCTTCGAAGAACGCTTCGAAG ATGGATGGGAAAGTCGTTGGGTAAAATCTGACTGGAAGAAAGATGAGAACATGGCTGGGGAATGGAATTACACTTCTGGAAAATGGAATGGAGATCCTAATGACAAAG GTATTCAAACTAGTGAAGACTACAGGTTTTATGCTATTTCAGCTGAGTTCCCAGAAGTTAACAACAAGGGAAAGACTCTAGTCTTCCAATTTTCTGTGAAGCACGAGCAGAAGCTTGACTGTGGTGGTGGCTACATGAAGTTGCTCAGTGGTGATGTTGACCAGAAGAAATTTGGCGGTGACACCCCGTACAG CATCATGTTTGGCCCTGATATTTGCGGCTACAGCACCAAGAAAGTACATGCCATTCTTACATACAATGGGACAAATCACTTGATCAAAAAGGAAGTTCCTTGCGAGACTGACCAACTCACTCATGTTTATACATTCATTCTCCGTCCAGATGCTACCTACAGCATCCTTATTGATAATGTTGAGAAACAAACTGGTAGCCTATACACTGATTGGGATCTCCTCCCACCAAAGAAGATCAAGGATCCTGAGGCCAAGAAG CCTGAAGATTGGGATGATGAAGAAGATGGTGAATGGACACCCTCAACAATTCCCAACCCGGAGTACAAGGGCCCATGGAAGCCAAAG AAAATCAAGAACCCTAACTACAAGGGCAAGTGGAAGGCACCAATGATTGACAACCCAG ATTTCAAGGATGATCCAGATCTCTATGTTTTCCCCACCTTGAAGTATGTCGGTATTGAATTGTGGCAG GTGAAATCTGGAACAATGTTTGATAACATCTTAGTTGCTGATGATGTAGAGTATGCCAAGAAACTAGCTGAAGAAACATGGGGCAAGCAGAAGGAT GCTGAAAAGGCATCATTTGAGGAGGCggagaaaaagagagaggagGAG GAATCAAAGGATGACCCAGTTGATTCCGAT GCTGAGGATGAAGATGATGCCGATGATACTGAAGGGCACGAGTCTGATTCCGATACCAAATCAGACGATGAGGACAAGGAAGATGCACAT GATGAGCTCTAA